The Corynebacterium suranareeae genome window below encodes:
- a CDS encoding cupin domain-containing protein, which produces MSESIEPMSSVNISERADELMEKAAQAHSGRATHVFRAIPKGSLSQVLLALRKDHELSEHENPGEALLHVLKGRVRLVVGDQSIDLGEDDHVVIPQHHHSLIALEDAAVFLTVVIQRPHI; this is translated from the coding sequence ATGTCCGAGTCAATCGAACCGATGAGCAGCGTAAATATCAGTGAGCGTGCAGATGAGCTCATGGAAAAAGCAGCGCAGGCACACAGTGGGCGCGCAACTCACGTGTTCCGCGCGATCCCTAAAGGTTCACTGTCGCAGGTATTGCTGGCATTGCGTAAAGATCATGAATTATCGGAGCACGAAAACCCGGGCGAAGCTCTCCTGCATGTTTTGAAGGGCCGGGTCCGATTGGTCGTGGGGGATCAATCGATCGATTTGGGGGAAGACGATCACGTTGTTATCCCGCAGCATCATCACAGCCTCATTGCGTTGGAAGACGCCGCAGTTTTCCTAACTGTCGTGATTCAACGACCTCACATTTAA
- a CDS encoding glycoside hydrolase family 1 protein, producing the protein MHISKLPPFPENFLWGASTSAYQTEGAWNEDGKGPSVIDVRESYPEGTCDYTVATDTYHHVEEDVALFAELGLKTYRFSIAWTRIVPDGDGEENPAGIAFYHRLIDELLKYGIEPLVTMYHFDLPAALDEKGGWGNRNTVDAFERYAKILFREYGSKVKRWLTINEQNMMILHGDALGTTKLRGMEAKKDLYQQNHNMFVAQAKAMIACHEMLDDALIGPAPNIAPVYAATEAPQDVVTADNWWAIRNWLYLDLAVRGEYNGIAWVYLTERGWEPTIEDGDMEIMKAAKPDFIAFNYYNSQTVAAIAEGEEINDGSGDQQIAWGEQGLYKAVKNTHLEITSFGWGIDPNGFRTVMRQIWYRYQLPMILTENGLGEFDTLTEDGRVHDDYRIEYLSKHIEQIQYARAEGIDMFGYCPWSAIDLVSTHQGVAKRYGFIYVDRTDSDLKSLSRIRKDSFFWYQGVIARNALGLPEKE; encoded by the coding sequence ATGCATATTTCTAAACTTCCACCATTTCCAGAAAACTTCCTCTGGGGCGCATCCACCTCGGCCTATCAAACTGAAGGTGCCTGGAATGAGGACGGCAAGGGTCCTTCTGTTATTGATGTACGCGAAAGCTACCCGGAGGGAACCTGTGATTACACGGTTGCAACCGATACCTACCATCACGTGGAAGAAGACGTCGCGCTTTTTGCAGAGCTGGGCTTAAAAACATACCGCTTCTCTATTGCTTGGACTCGGATCGTTCCTGATGGTGATGGTGAAGAAAACCCAGCTGGTATCGCGTTCTACCACCGACTCATCGATGAATTACTAAAATATGGCATCGAACCTTTGGTGACCATGTACCACTTTGACCTTCCCGCAGCTCTCGATGAAAAGGGTGGTTGGGGAAACCGCAACACAGTTGATGCTTTTGAGCGTTACGCCAAGATTTTGTTCCGTGAATATGGTTCCAAAGTGAAGCGGTGGCTGACCATCAATGAACAAAACATGATGATTTTGCATGGTGATGCTTTGGGCACCACCAAGCTTCGCGGTATGGAAGCAAAGAAGGATCTGTACCAGCAAAATCACAATATGTTTGTGGCACAGGCCAAAGCAATGATTGCCTGCCATGAGATGTTGGATGATGCTTTGATCGGTCCTGCACCAAACATCGCTCCTGTGTATGCAGCTACGGAAGCACCCCAAGATGTGGTTACTGCAGATAATTGGTGGGCCATCCGAAACTGGTTGTACCTAGATTTAGCCGTTCGTGGTGAATACAACGGCATCGCGTGGGTATATCTAACAGAACGCGGTTGGGAACCAACCATTGAAGATGGTGACATGGAGATCATGAAGGCCGCGAAGCCTGACTTCATTGCGTTCAATTACTACAATTCCCAAACCGTTGCTGCCATTGCTGAAGGGGAAGAAATCAATGATGGCAGCGGCGATCAGCAGATCGCGTGGGGTGAGCAGGGCTTATACAAGGCGGTGAAGAATACGCACTTAGAGATCACCAGCTTTGGGTGGGGCATTGATCCGAATGGTTTCCGCACGGTGATGCGTCAGATTTGGTACCGGTACCAACTACCGATGATCTTGACGGAGAATGGTTTGGGTGAGTTTGATACCTTGACCGAAGACGGACGTGTCCATGATGATTACCGTATTGAGTATCTGAGCAAGCACATTGAGCAGATCCAATACGCTCGGGCTGAGGGCATCGATATGTTCGGTTATTGCCCATGGTCGGCCATTGATTTGGTGTCCACCCACCAAGGTGTGGCCAAACGATATGGATTTATTTATGTTGATCGCACCGATAGTGATCTGAAGTCTTTGTCACGCATCCGGAAAGATTCGTTCTTCTGGTATCAAGGTGTCATTGCACGTAACGCACTAGGCCTGCCTGAAAAAGAATAA
- a CDS encoding NAD(P)/FAD-dependent oxidoreductase — MSTPQNVLIIGGGLAGAKTAEALRESGFEGSVMLIAGEDHLPYERPPLSKEYLAGKAEFDKALVHPAQWYEENNVTLRQGARATSIDAAGHKVTVDAGGATETLDYDKLVLATGSTVRKLPLPGADANNVHYLRTVEDSDAIRSTFGEGKKLAIIGGGWIGLEVASAARGAGTDVTVLEGGKLPLLKILGEKVAQVFADLHIANGVDLRTEVKITEIVTEDGQAVGVRLEDGDAVPADAVVIGIGVTPVVDLAETAGLDIDNGVLVDATLRTSDPDIYAVGDIANHDHPVLGHRIRVEHWATALNQPAAAVKSLLGQATEFTNLPYFFTDQFDLGCEYVGHATGSQEQVVIRGDLNTREFVAFWIDENSTILAAMNVNVWDVLDDIKPLIAEGKKIDPKKLEDPTIPFSQV; from the coding sequence ATGAGCACACCACAAAACGTCCTCATTATTGGCGGAGGGCTAGCCGGAGCCAAAACTGCAGAGGCCCTGCGTGAAAGCGGATTCGAAGGATCTGTCATGCTGATCGCCGGGGAAGATCATCTTCCTTATGAACGCCCACCGCTGTCCAAGGAATATCTGGCCGGTAAGGCCGAATTTGATAAAGCACTTGTGCATCCCGCTCAGTGGTATGAAGAAAACAATGTCACGCTACGTCAAGGTGCACGAGCAACTTCCATTGACGCTGCTGGGCATAAAGTTACTGTCGATGCTGGTGGGGCAACCGAAACACTTGATTACGACAAACTTGTTTTAGCCACTGGTTCCACGGTGCGAAAGCTTCCACTCCCAGGTGCTGATGCCAACAACGTTCACTATCTACGTACCGTAGAAGATTCTGATGCGATTCGTTCCACCTTCGGCGAAGGCAAAAAGCTAGCCATCATTGGTGGTGGTTGGATTGGGCTGGAAGTTGCATCCGCTGCTCGTGGAGCTGGCACAGATGTAACAGTGCTGGAAGGTGGCAAGCTACCACTGCTTAAAATCTTGGGTGAAAAAGTTGCTCAAGTGTTTGCAGATCTGCATATTGCCAATGGTGTTGATCTGCGCACCGAGGTGAAAATTACAGAAATTGTCACCGAGGATGGACAAGCAGTGGGTGTGCGCCTTGAAGACGGTGACGCGGTTCCAGCAGATGCCGTGGTCATCGGAATTGGTGTGACCCCGGTGGTTGATTTGGCAGAAACCGCAGGTCTTGACATTGATAACGGTGTTTTAGTGGATGCCACTTTACGTACTAGTGATCCTGATATTTATGCTGTCGGTGATATTGCAAACCATGATCACCCAGTCCTTGGACACCGCATCCGTGTAGAACACTGGGCAACTGCGCTGAACCAACCAGCTGCTGCAGTGAAATCTTTGTTGGGTCAAGCAACTGAGTTCACCAACTTGCCGTACTTTTTCACCGACCAATTTGATCTTGGTTGTGAATATGTCGGCCATGCCACCGGTTCACAAGAACAGGTAGTTATCCGCGGTGATCTGAACACGCGAGAGTTTGTGGCGTTTTGGATTGATGAAAATAGCACTATCCTCGCTGCGATGAACGTCAACGTGTGGGATGTACTTGATGACATCAAGCCACTGATCGCGGAGGGTAAAAAGATTGATCCGAAGAAACTGGAGGACCCGACGATTCCGTTTTCGCAGGTCTAG
- a CDS encoding beta-glucoside-specific PTS transporter subunit IIABC: protein MATKVDYPALAGEIMSRVGGEDNVSSVVHCATRLRFVLKDRSKAQDVEIKKLPGVITVVESGGQFQVVIGNNVPQVYAALPAAITADTEGATQGGGSGNFLGKAVDIVSSIFAPILGPMAGVGILKGLLAVAAAAHWVDTTSTTYQILYAAGDAFFMFLPIILAITAARKFGANVFTSVALAGALLYTQLQAVSVLVDGEVQSMTLLAFQKAGNDVTFLGIPVVLQSYTSTVIPIIIAVWVQSLLERQVAKVLHESIRNFILPMVVLAVMVPLTLATLGPAGVWLGNGLAAMLQSAYDFSPIVSGILIAMLWQIMVIFGVHWGIVPVFINNISINGFDPLKAACFPAVLSQAGAAFGLFLRLRDKQQKALSGSAALAGIFGITEPAVYGVTLPRKRPFVIAVISAGVGGAMIGATSTMVYGTGAPGLLTLPIGIDPSGTNNTIGWLVAGTAVSFVLAAVLTYFFGMTKEDLANDATAAADQKLAAEVKEETEVEEVPALESEFSSLTLNAPVDGTLVALSEVSDPVFRSGKMGAGISILPNSGKIYAPCDATVKVAMKTGHAFGLRAAGGVDVLIHIGIDTVSLAGEGFTMHVQRGDEVKAGDLLAEVDLDLVRDKGLDPSTIMLVTNSSKFNVDTSTEFGPVEVGKEVVHIQPSEASTDPAAILSAHA from the coding sequence ATGGCCACAAAAGTGGATTATCCAGCCTTAGCGGGTGAGATAATGTCGCGCGTCGGTGGGGAAGACAACGTTTCTTCCGTGGTTCACTGCGCAACGCGGTTAAGGTTTGTGCTTAAAGATCGTTCAAAGGCACAAGACGTAGAGATCAAAAAGCTACCCGGAGTAATCACGGTTGTTGAATCTGGTGGACAATTCCAGGTAGTGATTGGAAACAACGTTCCACAGGTCTACGCAGCTTTGCCAGCAGCAATCACTGCAGATACAGAAGGTGCTACTCAAGGCGGTGGATCCGGAAACTTCCTGGGTAAAGCCGTTGATATTGTTTCCTCCATTTTTGCTCCCATCCTAGGACCCATGGCTGGTGTGGGTATCTTAAAAGGTCTCCTTGCTGTGGCCGCCGCAGCTCACTGGGTTGATACAACATCTACTACCTATCAGATTCTTTATGCGGCCGGCGATGCATTCTTCATGTTCCTGCCGATCATTCTTGCCATTACTGCAGCACGTAAATTCGGTGCGAATGTGTTTACTTCAGTCGCTCTAGCCGGCGCACTGCTGTACACGCAGCTCCAAGCAGTTTCCGTGCTTGTTGATGGCGAAGTGCAGTCGATGACATTGCTGGCATTCCAAAAAGCGGGCAATGACGTCACTTTCTTAGGGATACCGGTGGTGCTGCAGTCTTATACCTCGACTGTTATCCCCATCATCATTGCTGTCTGGGTGCAATCCCTCTTAGAACGCCAGGTAGCTAAGGTTTTGCATGAGTCCATCCGAAACTTCATCCTTCCAATGGTCGTCTTGGCTGTCATGGTGCCACTGACGTTGGCAACATTGGGACCTGCAGGTGTATGGCTTGGTAACGGGCTGGCGGCAATGCTGCAATCTGCTTATGATTTCTCACCGATCGTTTCCGGAATTTTGATTGCGATGCTGTGGCAGATCATGGTGATTTTCGGTGTGCACTGGGGCATCGTGCCGGTGTTTATCAACAACATTTCCATCAATGGATTTGATCCACTCAAAGCTGCATGTTTCCCAGCAGTGCTCTCCCAAGCCGGTGCTGCATTTGGCTTATTCCTGCGCCTGCGTGACAAGCAACAAAAAGCATTGTCTGGTTCTGCAGCGTTGGCCGGTATCTTCGGCATTACAGAACCAGCTGTTTATGGTGTGACCCTGCCAAGAAAGCGCCCGTTTGTTATCGCTGTTATTTCGGCAGGCGTTGGTGGAGCGATGATTGGTGCAACTTCAACCATGGTTTATGGCACTGGTGCACCAGGTTTACTCACACTTCCCATCGGCATTGATCCTTCCGGAACCAACAACACCATTGGTTGGCTTGTCGCCGGCACAGCAGTGTCCTTTGTTCTCGCAGCTGTTTTGACCTACTTCTTCGGAATGACTAAAGAAGACTTGGCAAACGATGCAACTGCTGCAGCAGATCAAAAGCTCGCAGCAGAAGTTAAGGAAGAAACCGAAGTAGAAGAAGTACCTGCTTTGGAATCAGAATTTTCCTCACTCACATTGAACGCTCCAGTTGACGGCACGCTGGTTGCGTTGTCTGAGGTATCTGATCCAGTATTTCGCAGTGGAAAAATGGGAGCGGGAATCTCCATCCTGCCAAACTCCGGAAAAATCTATGCACCCTGTGATGCGACGGTAAAAGTTGCCATGAAAACTGGACATGCATTTGGACTCCGTGCAGCAGGTGGAGTAGATGTCTTGATCCACATTGGCATCGATACTGTCTCACTTGCTGGTGAAGGATTCACCATGCATGTACAGCGCGGAGATGAAGTAAAAGCAGGAGATCTACTGGCTGAGGTGGATTTGGATCTGGTTCGAGACAAAGGATTAGATCCATCAACGATCATGCTGGTGACAAATTCCTCAAAGTTTAACGTTGATACTTCCACTGAGTTTGGGCCAGTGGAGGTAGGAAAGGAAGTTGTTCACATCCAGCCTTCGGAAGCTTCAACAGATCCAGCAGCGATCTTAAGCGCCCACGCATAA